CGGCCCTCGGTTGGGGAACCGACCAAGCAACCGCAAGCCGCCCAAACGAAGGTCCATTCATCCATCCGCTCCCATACTGTCTCGACACCATCCCGCTGCTTGTTCTCCTCTAGTTGCCTGGGCATCGGAAAGCCTTGCAATGCGTCTTTACGTCGGCCCCATTTTTGGCAATGCTCCGCAATAAATTCTAGATTAGAAATCAGGGGAAACACAACGTCGACGGTTGCTTCATTGTGAGAGGGGGCACTAGTCGACTTCGAACATCGCTCGGACCTCATTCCTATCCAACTGACCGTTTGTATCAAGTGTCAGagtgtggtgggtggtccAAGACCAATCGATATCATATTGCATGTTCGAGTTCCCCGAGACCGTGAGACGTGGCCTAAAACCGTATCTCGGTGCATGTTTGTTGCCTGTGCTACGTCTCTCGTGCTCGCACATCAGTTGACATGTTATTGGGACTAGTTGACTGCAATTGTCCGGATTATGCTGTCGAAGAAAGTGGGCTTCAATGTCGGGCCACTTGATATGCTGGTGCTCGCATAGCCGGAGGACTCCTTCCCGACCGATACAGATACGGCTTCCGTCGCTCTTCTCTGCCTGTGCCTTGGAGAAGGCTCGAACCGAATGCTGTGTGGCACAGCCTGAGCAATGCAAGCGATTTGATTCATTGGGGCAGGCGAACTTGCATCTATTCCAGGTCTTGTTTGTAGTTTGGATGACCTCGAGGGGCGCACTGGGGGTATTGATTCTGGGTGTCGAGACGGGCAAGACGTCCACACGCGGCGAGGGGTCCGGCCTGCTGGTGCCTGGGTAGCCAGTGGAAGCAAGCACCAGGTCGCTGTGTTGGATACAGTCTCTACAGAGTCGATCTATGCGCAGAAGGTACCTAAGTCGGTCCCTACCCGTCCTCGTTAGCCGCCAATCCATATCTGTGTTAAAACAAATTTTGCAGACGACTTACCAATCTCTGTCTGAGTGGCGTGTCAGGTGCCAATAAGCTTCCATGAGGTGACCTTGGAGCCGCTCATTCTAACTGCGCCCAAGAAGAATCTGGTACGTAGAGAACGGAATGTTTGAATAAACAATTCGTCTAAGGCTCTTCGAGACTTGGCCAAGAATGAGGCGGGTGACCGGATCGCCGTCGAGACACTCGACGATCATTATAAGCAGCTCGTCTGGGATGCGATACAGCCAGCTGTTCTTCATATTTTCGGCTGCAGCTGAAGCAAAATCACCATGCATCAACAGAGCACTCCCAATAGCCGTGAGTGTCATCTCGAAGATATTTCTCCGCCTGGCGCGCGTGACCTCTTTGAAAGGTGTCTGTCCGAGGTCCTTTGGGAAGGCGATCAATCGATATCGAAAGTTATGATTCAAGTAGCTGGTGGATAACGGCAAAGGGTGTAATTTACATGCAAAATCAAGCACGAGAGAATACCATGGAAAGGCTGTTGGTTGCGGGTGCGAGGAGACGGACAAAGTGGAGGAGAGAAAAGTGTTCCAAGAGCAGTTTCCATAGCAGGCGACATGaatgtcaacaacaagccatgGGGCAAGAGCTCGCCGGGCAATGATTGAGGGATGCTGTCACCGGGCGGATGCCGTCATATGTGGATCCAGTCCATCAGCCTTGTTAGTGGACCATGGTGCGGCTGCATCTTGGCATTCCACATCGGTCACAAGGTTGACCAGAAGCAACACAACCTAAAGCTGCATctgctcaacagcagcagcaagatcgTTGCCAGTGCGGCGTGCCTGCCTCCGTCTTTTCATCTCGGCCTGAAGCTCCTTCCACGCCGCGACGCAGCGAGTGTGCTTTTGTCTCTTAATCTCGGCCTCGTTGCCGGCTGACGTTTCACTACCAGCAGAAGCTAAAGGGCAAGCTTCGCCGGCATTCTCCCCGCTTCTCTCATGGTTCCAACGTGTGGGGAAGTTGGGCAGGGAGATGCTAGAGAGCAGGGTACTACTGGGCAAGGCTATACGACAAGAGGTTAGTAGTAATCACAAAATTAACAAGATAATGGAGGTGAATACCATTGCCGGGAGTCGCATTGCTCATGGCGGCTCGATGGGTCAGCTTGCGCTGCCTTCTGTGGTGAGGTTTCCACGGCTTTTGGCGGGCAGGGGATGGCATGGCTGTCGATGGGAAGCCTTGGGACTGCGACACGGAACTTTCggttgaggggagggtcGGAAACCGACAGACGCGCTCGGAGCCTGTATCGAGCGCggcctcttcatcctctgaCAGTACATTGGGGTGCTGGCCTGGTTCTCGCAAGTGTTTTGGATCGCCGTCCAGATCTATTGCGGAGAGACTGTCGTCGAACGCCATCATACTCGCGACTTGCGCTTCATTTTTTCGCTGCCTTTCGCCGACTTGCTGCGAGTGAAAAGGTTCCATTGGGGTCGCAAACTCAACGCTTTGTCGGACAGATGCGGTAGGCAATGAAAAGTGGGTTGAGGCTGCGTTTCAGGCCAGATGTGATGAAGCTGGTTGAGTGGAAGAAAGGCGATGTAGGGGAAAGGCGAGGTCGCGTTGGGAGTCAAGGGGAATGTGAGAATACTAGGTCGGCTGTTCAAAGTTTGATGCAGCTGATGATGGGCAGCAACCTACATCCCTCTGTGCAAAACCCAAAGAATGGGATGACTCGTTTGCCCATTTATCTGCGCCGTTGAAAGTCTATAGAGAGACGTCTTCCAAAAATGCCCtaacatcaacatcatcacccgcGGGCTGCCTACTCCGGCGAACAACTGGTGAACTCCCCTGGCGAGCCACAAACACCGACAAAGCGCCACCCATCGTTCAAATCCCTAGTACCCACTAGTCCGCATCTTCCCACTGCTTCAAACTCTTCCTTCGACGCATCAGGCGAATTCAGGTACCCCCCATTCTCGGCACGTGCAACTGGAACAACTATTCGCTGTTTTTTCTAACTGTAGGTGCATATCTGAGGGTGCTTTCTTACCATTCCTAGCTAGAACATGCTGCGCGGTGGGGCACAACAACGACTTTAAGTGGGTGTTCAGAGACGGCTTGGCAATACGATGGGTCAGTGAAATAGTGGTGACTGCTTCGCTCTGGCTCTGTGCATTGTGGTCGACGTTCTGCTGGCGCTCATGAAGGTCCATGGTTTCTTTTGAATGACTCTGAGAGGGTTGGAGTTGTGAAGAGAGCTGGATGCAGGGATACATTTTCACCAGATCAAGGCGGTGGCCCAATGATCAAAAATGCCCGCCATTGTATTGTCATGACCCTGCCGGCCAATAGGTATCCATCGCAGTGGCGGTCACCTATACCGATTTTGCACTTCCAGATGTATGAGCTATGGGGAAAGACGGTCAGGTCTCACAAAAGCCCATGCCACCACCGACCATTCCGAGCCCGTCCATTCTTCCCTCGGGACTCTCCATCTAACTCCATGTTTCCCATGATTAGCTATTCATTCCCTTGATCTTGAATCTCTACCGTCGGCTTGCGCGCCTGAGCCTCGGCCTCCCGAGCCTTCCTTCGTTTCAAAATCTCTTTATTGATATTCTTCGAGCTCTCGTTGCGCCGAGCCTACCTCATACAATTAATTCTTGCGTCTATTTAAGCCCAAGGATCCCGACCTGCCTCTCGGTAGGCTGGCACCTTGGGAGCTGGTAAACAAGGTGAGCGAGTCTAGGTGCTTACTATCGTGGTCTGGAACAACAGCAGAAGCAGTGTGATACCGCTGCTTATGCTTTCTTTTGCCATCGACCCTCGCCTGCAGGTCTTGTGTAGTCCTCGTTGATGCGTTCCGTCTGCCATGCCGATATCGGTTGGTTCACTTGCTCCGTTGCTCCAGATGGACCATCATCCGGTCGATTCCAAGATCACCAGGTACTTCGTGACCTGGTCTTTGTTTGGGACACCCATTTAAGGGAAATTCAAGGTTATCGGAAGGCAGACAGAGCTATACAGAAGGTCAAAGAAAACGCACCGAGCAGGCAAAAGGCACCTGAGCTATCTAGGCAGCATGAATGCAAAACAAGTTATGGATTGATATATAAAGAACAAAAGACATCAATAACAACGCAATGCAATCCGTCATCTCGACGTGGTACTTGTCTGGTCCACCCCGGCCTACTCCTCCCTGAATTCCACCCTTTCACACCTCCTCTCAAGT
This window of the Podospora pseudoanserina strain CBS 124.78 chromosome 3, whole genome shotgun sequence genome carries:
- a CDS encoding hypothetical protein (EggNog:ENOG503PS7S), which translates into the protein MEAYWHLTRHSDRDWDRLRYLLRIDRLCRDCIQHSDLVLASTGYPGTSRPDPSPRVDVLPVSTPRINTPSAPLEVIQTTNKTWNRCKFACPNESNRLHCSGCATQHSVRAFSKAQAEKSDGSRICIGREGVLRLCEHQHIKWPDIEAHFLRQHNPDNCSQLVPITCQLMCEHERRSTGNKHAPRYGFRPRLTVSGNSNMQYDIDWSWTTHHTLTLDTNGQLDRNEVRAMFEVD